Proteins encoded in a region of the Stieleria neptunia genome:
- a CDS encoding glutamine--tRNA ligase/YqeY domain fusion protein, whose product MTDSSSATNAESSRPTKHFIEQAIDADLAAGKTNGVVTRFPPEPNGYLHIGHAKSICLNFGLAKTYGGQCNLRFDDTNPSKEETEYVESIMDDVRWLGFQWDSLHYASDYFGQLYDWAEKLIQAGHAYVCDLNAEQTREYRGTLTEPGKNSPYRDRSAEENLELFRKMKAGEFPDGSRTLRAKIDMASPNLNLRDPVMYRIMRAHHHRTGDDWCIYPMYDWAHGQSDSIEGITFSICTLEFENHRPLYNWYCQSLGIHHPRQIEFARLNMTYTVMSKRKLLQLVKENHVGGWDDPRMPTISGLRRRGYTPESIRNFAADIGVAKFNSTIDVVRLENAVREHLNRVAPRRMVVFDPTKLTITNWPAGEVEMVDAINNPEDDAAGTRSVPFSGTLYIGADDFREEAPRKFFRLKKGGAVRLRSGYIIDCHDVVKDDDGNVIEILCTYDPATKSGQDNSGRKVKGTIHWVSADHAIPIEVRNYDRLFAVENPDQTAAGQTFLDHLNPDSLSVTEAFAEPEINTAAAGDRFQFERLGYYVVDADSSDKQLVFNRIVPLRDSWGSMVAKGKTN is encoded by the coding sequence ATGACCGACAGCTCCAGCGCGACCAACGCCGAATCGTCACGCCCGACCAAACATTTCATCGAGCAGGCGATCGACGCAGATTTGGCCGCCGGAAAGACGAACGGCGTGGTCACCCGGTTCCCTCCCGAACCGAACGGCTACCTGCACATCGGCCACGCCAAAAGCATCTGTCTGAACTTCGGGCTGGCCAAAACCTACGGCGGCCAATGCAACCTGCGGTTCGACGACACCAACCCGTCCAAAGAAGAAACCGAGTACGTCGAATCGATCATGGACGACGTCCGTTGGCTGGGGTTCCAATGGGACTCGTTGCACTACGCCAGCGACTACTTCGGGCAACTCTATGACTGGGCCGAAAAACTGATTCAAGCGGGACACGCCTACGTCTGCGACTTGAACGCCGAGCAGACGCGGGAATATCGCGGCACGCTGACCGAACCGGGAAAGAACAGTCCCTACCGCGACCGCAGCGCCGAAGAAAACCTGGAACTGTTCCGCAAAATGAAAGCGGGCGAGTTCCCAGACGGGAGCCGAACCCTGCGTGCGAAAATCGACATGGCGTCGCCGAATCTGAATCTGCGTGATCCGGTGATGTATCGCATCATGCGCGCCCACCACCATCGCACCGGCGACGACTGGTGCATCTACCCGATGTATGACTGGGCGCACGGGCAAAGCGATTCGATCGAAGGGATCACGTTTTCGATCTGCACGCTGGAGTTTGAAAACCATCGACCGCTTTACAATTGGTATTGCCAATCACTGGGCATCCATCACCCGCGGCAAATCGAATTCGCGCGGTTGAACATGACGTACACCGTGATGAGCAAACGCAAGCTGCTGCAACTGGTCAAGGAAAACCACGTGGGCGGCTGGGACGATCCCCGCATGCCGACGATCAGTGGACTTCGCCGCCGCGGCTACACCCCCGAGTCGATCCGCAACTTTGCGGCCGACATCGGCGTGGCGAAGTTCAACAGCACGATCGATGTCGTCCGTCTGGAAAACGCCGTCCGAGAACATCTCAATCGTGTCGCACCGCGTCGCATGGTCGTGTTCGATCCGACCAAACTGACGATCACGAATTGGCCCGCAGGCGAGGTCGAAATGGTCGACGCGATCAACAACCCCGAAGACGACGCCGCCGGAACAAGGTCGGTTCCGTTCAGCGGGACGCTTTACATCGGTGCGGATGATTTCCGTGAAGAGGCACCGCGCAAGTTCTTCCGACTCAAGAAAGGCGGCGCGGTCCGGTTGCGAAGCGGCTACATCATCGATTGCCACGACGTCGTCAAAGATGACGACGGAAACGTGATCGAAATTCTGTGCACCTACGATCCGGCAACGAAATCCGGCCAAGACAACTCCGGACGCAAGGTCAAGGGCACGATCCATTGGGTCAGCGCCGATCACGCGATCCCCATCGAAGTCCGCAACTATGACCGCCTGTTCGCGGTCGAAAACCCCGACCAAACCGCCGCCGGACAAACGTTCCTGGATCATTTGAATCCCGACTCGCTGTCGGTGACCGAAGCGTTTGCCGAGCCGGAAATCAACACCGCCGCGGCGGGCGACCGGTTTCAATTCGAACGGCTGGGGTACTACGTCGTCGACGCGGATTCCAGCGACAAGCAACTCGTCTTCAACCGAATCGTGCCGCTCCGCGACAGCTGGGGTAGTATGGTGGCCAAGGGAAAGACCAATTAA
- a CDS encoding chemotaxis protein CheW — translation MESVISHQSRIANLSDKHCIFRCGDVMFSVPATTVREVTIMPTVVPVPLSHPSLAGIGNLRSEFLPVIDLEPLIGNQARLSADSGQLLVMQCPLGSWAIAIDKVIAIDGIETHIDAGQRNENAMSVLMGTATYDGKVISVLDVNGLQRIAQQTLEDQWHGPQCVFPSTVSTPSSASKWNAV, via the coding sequence ATGGAAAGCGTGATTTCCCATCAATCGAGAATCGCCAACCTGAGCGACAAACACTGCATCTTCCGATGTGGCGATGTGATGTTTTCGGTCCCGGCGACCACGGTGCGTGAAGTAACGATCATGCCGACGGTGGTGCCGGTGCCCCTGAGCCATCCTTCGTTGGCGGGGATCGGAAATCTGCGGAGCGAGTTTCTGCCGGTGATCGATCTGGAGCCGCTGATCGGAAACCAGGCGCGGCTATCAGCCGACAGCGGACAGCTGTTGGTGATGCAATGCCCGCTGGGATCGTGGGCCATCGCGATCGACAAAGTGATCGCGATCGACGGCATCGAAACACACATCGATGCCGGGCAGCGCAATGAAAACGCCATGTCGGTCTTGATGGGCACGGCGACCTATGACGGAAAAGTCATCAGCGTCCTGGACGTCAACGGGCTACAGCGAATCGCACAACAAACACTGGAGGACCAATGGCATGGGCCCCAGTGCGTCTTTCCTTCTACCGTCTCAACCCCATCGTCCGCGTCAAAGTGGAACGCCGTATGA
- a CDS encoding methyl-accepting chemotaxis protein, whose protein sequence is MKTNITFLATHSLVAVVATAAAMAGSSLSSGYQWVVVLIAGMTAAGAASLLLTHKVGLGIRQLKTMLVERQQTIVSSGIRELDELGSTVLQTSQRYDEIEVASRQSARELQSMLSRLSRREGYDSADMSEFKNVLGGVGRSLSELMGQIEKDVVEIGRCNTDIHSGKQSEATYRTNALLQNLTNGVERIADRCAQLQQQIGSAEKAVAKAIEKTNVLTEGVHRIRSCSETSKKKLRSLGDPTRQIGNIVGTITDIAARTEMLALNASIESIRAGEHGRGFAVVADEVRKLAEQTAHSAREIGVLAESLEMQTTDSLSVLSREQTEVESDIAVVEAIRDTLNELSQVTAAGMFVVSDLSQQGDQQQNLVQGLAGGIDSIASAHQADRKRADHASWAIKSLAKTAIDLDSNIHRLRGCTNPNLDLNPGERRQLLELANQTRADATPDAASRHENVRVAEAVK, encoded by the coding sequence ATGAAAACCAACATCACATTTTTGGCCACGCACTCGTTGGTCGCGGTCGTCGCGACGGCGGCGGCGATGGCCGGATCGTCCCTGTCGAGCGGTTACCAGTGGGTCGTTGTCCTGATCGCCGGGATGACCGCCGCCGGTGCCGCGTCACTGTTGTTGACGCACAAGGTCGGTCTCGGGATCCGACAATTGAAAACGATGCTGGTCGAACGACAGCAGACGATCGTCTCCAGCGGGATCCGCGAGCTCGACGAACTCGGCTCCACCGTCCTGCAGACCTCGCAACGGTACGACGAAATCGAAGTCGCCAGTCGGCAAAGTGCACGCGAACTGCAATCCATGCTGTCGCGACTTTCGCGCCGCGAAGGCTATGACTCGGCCGACATGAGCGAGTTCAAGAACGTGCTCGGCGGCGTCGGCCGATCGCTCAGCGAGCTGATGGGCCAGATCGAAAAGGATGTCGTGGAGATCGGCAGATGCAACACCGACATCCACAGCGGCAAACAGTCCGAAGCGACCTACCGAACCAACGCGCTGTTGCAAAATCTGACCAACGGCGTCGAACGGATTGCCGATCGATGTGCCCAACTGCAACAGCAAATCGGTTCGGCCGAAAAGGCGGTGGCCAAAGCGATCGAAAAAACCAACGTGCTGACCGAGGGGGTGCATCGTATCCGCAGCTGCAGCGAAACGAGCAAAAAGAAACTGCGATCACTGGGAGATCCGACACGCCAAATCGGCAACATCGTCGGGACGATCACCGACATCGCCGCCCGCACGGAAATGCTGGCCCTGAACGCGTCGATCGAATCGATTCGCGCCGGCGAACACGGGCGTGGCTTTGCCGTGGTGGCCGACGAAGTGAGAAAACTGGCCGAACAGACGGCACACTCCGCACGGGAAATCGGTGTGCTCGCCGAGTCCCTGGAAATGCAAACCACCGATTCGCTCTCCGTGCTCAGCCGAGAACAAACCGAAGTCGAATCCGACATCGCCGTCGTCGAAGCCATCCGCGACACCTTGAACGAACTATCGCAAGTCACCGCGGCCGGAATGTTCGTCGTCTCGGACCTGTCCCAACAGGGCGACCAACAACAAAACCTGGTTCAAGGGCTGGCCGGAGGCATCGACTCGATCGCCAGTGCCCATCAGGCCGATCGGAAACGCGCCGACCATGCCTCCTGGGCGATCAAGTCGCTGGCCAAAACAGCGATTGACCTCGATTCCAATATCCATCGTCTCCGGGGCTGCACCAATCCCAATCTGGATCTCAATCCCGGCGAGCGACGGCAGTTGCTCGAATTGGCCAATCAGACCCGCGCCGACGCGACGCCCGATGCTGCCAGCCGACACGAAAACGTCCGCGTTGCGGAGGCAGTGAAATGA
- a CDS encoding response regulator, translating to MAEKKVLVIDDSATIRKLVDTHLSPAGYAVTLAPTAEDGLQLAEEIRPDLILLDHQLPGTTGFEVCQQLAASSTLKLIPVVVSSTLRKKAYVEYADLDNVVDMLPKPYTENLLRTTVENAIETAAMIVESQTKGSAVPEIIGETSEPDMAGRFAVFGIREVVDFLNNGHKQGVLEIEAERLRLWIYLDRGRVQGISATGLQPEETQMVVERLPESLQSLAEVLRLTIAGRGTAEFDGFVQLMDKRVLDPRLTAKLLRFQAAMLIGLVMRRPLKGYQFRATSNFPSLQRDLPLEVSLMGLLVEHALHCDLAEIQSDDSALRYVRRAIRGQNLDRAGLSAKHMKIMNLLSEPRSVDELQQRLTWDHEEVRRVLSGFVAADILEVRRDESEGKFVAYETNAIAAAQLRSGLKQASGKYVGKIVRDTLTLQLLVKRTKPDAVFFAVDTPQSCDAIREAYASAQEAFGDSRKIVLAPAKVVDDPNVPWHKLLGFTPDRLLHSPYTCETLTETMDELDSIPVADPQREGAQQETPAATAGPALTSNGSDHSVAETLS from the coding sequence ATGGCCGAAAAAAAAGTCCTGGTCATTGATGACAGTGCGACCATCCGCAAGCTGGTCGATACACACCTAAGCCCGGCCGGTTACGCCGTCACCCTTGCCCCCACGGCGGAGGACGGCTTGCAACTGGCCGAGGAAATTCGGCCCGATCTGATTCTGTTGGACCACCAGCTGCCGGGAACAACCGGCTTTGAAGTCTGTCAACAACTGGCCGCGTCCTCGACGCTGAAACTGATCCCCGTCGTGGTCAGTTCGACGCTTCGTAAGAAAGCCTACGTGGAATACGCCGATCTGGACAACGTGGTCGACATGTTGCCCAAACCGTACACCGAAAACCTGCTCCGCACGACCGTCGAAAACGCGATCGAAACCGCGGCCATGATTGTCGAATCCCAGACCAAGGGGTCGGCGGTGCCGGAGATCATCGGAGAAACGTCCGAGCCCGACATGGCCGGCCGCTTCGCCGTGTTCGGCATTCGCGAAGTCGTCGATTTTCTCAACAACGGCCACAAGCAGGGCGTGCTCGAGATCGAAGCCGAACGTCTGCGGTTGTGGATCTACCTGGATCGGGGACGTGTCCAAGGCATCAGTGCCACCGGGCTGCAACCCGAAGAGACTCAGATGGTCGTCGAGCGGTTGCCCGAGTCGCTGCAAAGCCTGGCCGAGGTTCTGCGTCTGACCATCGCCGGTCGTGGGACAGCGGAGTTCGATGGGTTCGTGCAGTTGATGGACAAGCGAGTCCTCGACCCGCGATTGACGGCCAAGCTGCTGCGTTTCCAGGCCGCCATGTTGATCGGGCTGGTGATGAGGCGACCGTTGAAAGGCTATCAGTTCCGCGCGACCTCGAACTTCCCATCGCTGCAACGCGATCTGCCCCTGGAGGTCAGTTTGATGGGACTGTTGGTCGAGCACGCGCTGCACTGCGATCTTGCCGAGATCCAAAGCGACGATTCGGCGCTGCGATACGTCCGCCGCGCCATCCGAGGCCAGAACTTGGATCGTGCCGGATTGTCCGCCAAACACATGAAGATCATGAACCTGTTGAGCGAACCTCGCTCGGTCGACGAATTGCAACAACGACTCACTTGGGACCACGAAGAAGTCCGCCGCGTGTTGTCAGGATTCGTCGCGGCCGACATCCTGGAAGTCCGGCGCGACGAAAGCGAAGGGAAATTTGTTGCTTACGAGACCAACGCGATTGCCGCCGCCCAGCTCCGCAGCGGGCTCAAACAAGCGTCTGGCAAATACGTCGGCAAGATCGTTCGCGACACGTTGACGCTGCAGTTGCTGGTCAAACGCACCAAGCCGGACGCGGTGTTCTTCGCCGTTGACACGCCGCAAAGCTGCGACGCGATTCGCGAAGCGTACGCCTCGGCACAAGAGGCGTTCGGAGACTCGCGAAAGATCGTGTTGGCCCCGGCGAAGGTCGTCGATGACCCCAACGTTCCGTGGCACAAGCTGCTCGGATTCACCCCAGACCGATTGCTGCATTCGCCGTACACCTGCGAAACGTTGACCGAAACGATGGACGAACTCGATTCCATCCCGGTCGCGGATCCGCAGCGAGAAGGGGCGCAGCAAGAGACCCCCGCTGCGACGGCCGGCCCGGCGCTGACCTCGAACGGCTCAGATCACTCTGTTGCGGAGACCCTGTCATGA
- a CDS encoding hybrid sensor histidine kinase/response regulator: protein MSTQDASSDAFTEHLFSCAPAAPAAAGAESDASRRMADFANAVELLHELTHAGLEDVDACLQQTVEKLGELADTVDRSLSDFNDDDPDVLNLVDFVVESCNSVRNAALGEPSDEVDSQQLELLREAIELRLDSCETSGEFADDGEAVSDTEGEWAGAAANAAPEPDVIAPSQAEIAALLSSLSAQTRGIASQDGAWQEAPATNPDAGADQPDQPSDRDSNSISAPTAHDAIKVGGSPIAMPAVDEVDIDDELREAFMDDATRGLESMEQALLDLESGPGDDGPVKTISRELHTIKGASASIGMSNLADYIHEVEELIRQTQDAGQAVTPELLLPHVDLIRARVDGDETGQDESTFAANDAAAAPTPSAAPPTGTAPPTGATQSAPRSPKKNTLADSHGDDETVRVKASQLNRLMDMLSELVMLRNQRDTEISELKGIHDELIHSVTRIRMLSHEGEALLAGDSLANPVLAEDGVSFSHLNEVANDVLESAQRLRDCYRPVADGNQAVSQFIRNFRLELVQLRRMPVSGLFRRLHRAISDAARTEHKQVRVELVGENTGIERSLQERIFEPLLHIVRNSVSHGIESPEDRLAAGKTAQGIVRLHAHSGPDLLVIEVSDDGRGLDFDAIRRRGIERGLIEGDKSVSHAELSRLIFNPGFSTRESANQLSGRGVGMDVVASTLERMRGWVEVESEHGSGSTIRLSLPLPSMIQHAMVFRSGGQLFALPAQSVRRTGEFDPTYSPIDLHDILSLRHHDPDAQADHSRRAIIELASGSTTVEGELGGDFALLVDRVLGPEEVVVRPMPPMLKSHPLCIGATLSGMGEVVLLLDPRGLAEASKGAHQVVQPLASEERACGKELPKVLVVDDSKSARLRVTRALAKYPVTVVQVDDGQAAIEMLSKESFAIVFSDIDMPRMSGLELLETIKGEPRLAAIPVVVISSRSLETAGKQARRLGAIEYIQKPLTPERLDAVVAPFDWAKPYPDHL, encoded by the coding sequence ATGAGCACCCAAGACGCTTCCTCCGACGCGTTCACCGAACATCTCTTTTCGTGCGCCCCCGCTGCCCCCGCTGCCGCCGGCGCCGAATCGGACGCATCGCGTCGCATGGCCGACTTTGCCAACGCCGTCGAATTACTCCATGAGTTGACCCACGCCGGTCTGGAAGACGTCGATGCGTGTTTGCAGCAGACCGTCGAGAAACTGGGGGAACTGGCCGATACCGTCGATCGTTCGCTCTCGGATTTCAACGATGACGACCCCGATGTGTTGAACCTGGTCGACTTTGTCGTCGAGAGCTGCAACTCGGTCCGCAACGCGGCGCTCGGTGAACCATCGGACGAGGTGGACAGTCAGCAGTTGGAACTGCTCAGGGAAGCGATCGAGCTGAGACTCGACTCGTGCGAAACGTCCGGCGAGTTCGCCGACGACGGGGAAGCGGTTTCCGACACCGAAGGGGAATGGGCCGGCGCCGCAGCAAACGCCGCCCCGGAGCCCGACGTGATTGCGCCCAGTCAAGCCGAGATCGCGGCCTTGCTGAGCAGCCTGAGCGCCCAGACTCGGGGGATCGCTTCGCAAGACGGTGCCTGGCAAGAAGCCCCGGCAACGAACCCGGATGCCGGTGCCGATCAACCGGATCAGCCCAGCGATCGAGACAGCAACTCGATCTCGGCGCCGACGGCGCACGACGCGATCAAAGTCGGCGGCAGCCCAATTGCCATGCCCGCCGTGGACGAGGTGGACATCGACGACGAACTGCGTGAAGCCTTCATGGACGATGCGACGCGCGGATTGGAATCGATGGAGCAAGCGCTGCTCGATCTGGAATCCGGACCGGGCGACGACGGGCCCGTGAAAACCATCAGCCGCGAGCTTCACACCATCAAGGGAGCTTCGGCCAGCATCGGCATGTCCAACTTGGCCGACTACATCCACGAAGTCGAGGAATTGATTCGTCAGACGCAGGACGCCGGCCAGGCGGTCACACCCGAACTCTTGTTGCCGCATGTCGATCTGATTCGCGCTCGCGTCGACGGCGACGAGACGGGGCAGGACGAATCGACGTTCGCCGCGAACGATGCCGCCGCCGCCCCCACGCCGTCGGCCGCTCCGCCGACCGGTACCGCTCCGCCGACCGGAGCCACTCAATCGGCCCCGCGGTCGCCGAAGAAAAACACGCTTGCGGACAGCCACGGCGATGACGAAACCGTGCGGGTCAAGGCGTCCCAGCTGAATCGGCTGATGGACATGCTGAGCGAACTGGTGATGCTGCGAAATCAGCGCGACACCGAAATCTCGGAGCTGAAAGGGATTCACGACGAGCTGATCCACAGCGTCACCCGGATTCGAATGCTCAGTCACGAAGGCGAAGCCCTGTTGGCCGGTGACAGCCTTGCCAACCCCGTCCTGGCCGAAGACGGCGTATCGTTCTCGCACCTCAATGAAGTCGCCAACGATGTGTTGGAATCCGCCCAGCGACTGCGTGACTGTTACCGCCCCGTCGCCGACGGGAACCAAGCGGTTTCGCAATTCATCCGCAACTTTCGACTGGAACTGGTTCAGCTGAGAAGGATGCCGGTTTCCGGGCTGTTCCGCAGACTGCATCGCGCGATCAGCGACGCGGCGCGGACCGAGCACAAACAGGTGCGTGTGGAGTTGGTCGGAGAGAACACCGGGATCGAGCGGTCGCTGCAAGAACGGATTTTTGAACCGTTGCTGCACATCGTTCGCAACTCGGTCAGCCATGGGATCGAATCACCCGAAGACCGACTTGCCGCGGGCAAAACAGCGCAAGGCATCGTCAGACTTCACGCCCACTCGGGGCCAGACCTGTTGGTCATCGAAGTCAGTGACGACGGGCGCGGCTTGGACTTTGATGCGATTCGCCGACGGGGCATCGAGCGGGGCTTGATCGAGGGCGACAAATCGGTCAGTCATGCCGAACTGTCCCGGCTGATTTTCAATCCCGGGTTTTCGACACGGGAATCGGCCAACCAACTCTCCGGGCGCGGTGTCGGAATGGATGTCGTGGCGTCGACGCTGGAACGGATGCGGGGCTGGGTGGAAGTCGAATCGGAACACGGATCGGGATCGACGATCCGTCTGTCCCTGCCGCTGCCTTCGATGATTCAGCACGCGATGGTGTTCCGCAGTGGCGGCCAGTTGTTCGCCTTGCCGGCTCAATCGGTCCGCCGCACCGGAGAATTTGACCCCACTTACTCCCCGATCGATCTGCATGACATCCTGTCCTTGCGGCATCACGATCCGGATGCCCAGGCGGACCACTCACGCCGCGCCATCATCGAACTTGCCAGCGGATCGACGACGGTCGAAGGCGAGCTGGGAGGCGATTTTGCGCTGCTGGTCGACCGAGTCCTCGGGCCCGAAGAAGTCGTGGTTCGACCGATGCCCCCGATGCTCAAGTCACATCCGCTGTGCATCGGTGCGACGCTATCGGGAATGGGCGAGGTGGTGCTGTTGTTGGATCCGCGTGGATTGGCCGAGGCGTCCAAGGGCGCCCATCAAGTCGTTCAGCCGCTGGCCTCCGAAGAACGCGCCTGCGGCAAAGAACTGCCCAAGGTGCTGGTGGTCGACGATTCCAAGAGCGCCAGGCTGCGTGTGACACGGGCACTGGCAAAGTATCCGGTCACCGTCGTCCAGGTCGACGACGGTCAGGCTGCGATCGAAATGCTCTCCAAAGAAAGCTTCGCCATCGTTTTCAGTGACATCGACATGCCGCGGATGAGCGGGTTGGAGTTGTTGGAAACGATCAAGGGTGAACCACGTTTGGCAGCAATCCCTGTCGTCGTGATCAGCAGCCGCAGTCTCGAAACCGCTGGCAAGCAGGCCCGTCGATTGGGCGCCATCGAGTACATCCAAAAACCACTCACGCCCGAACGACTCGACGCGGTCGTCGCTCCATTCGATTGGGCCAAACCTTACCCGGACCACCTTTAA
- a CDS encoding response regulator transcription factor — MTATKPTAGVAARFGASSAQSDQTILVADDSRTVLRLLDRTLRDAGYQVALAEDGRKAVEVANQTKPDLIILDINMPVLDGYGVCHELLADESWDGSTPVIFLTSADAPHLETLGSQLGAFLSKPTEPDLLLDTVQSLLRRTV; from the coding sequence ATGACTGCAACGAAACCGACCGCTGGTGTCGCCGCTCGCTTCGGCGCCTCTTCCGCCCAGTCGGATCAAACGATTTTGGTTGCCGACGACAGTCGCACCGTCTTGCGCCTGCTCGATCGAACGCTTCGCGACGCCGGCTACCAAGTCGCGTTAGCCGAAGACGGACGCAAAGCGGTGGAGGTGGCCAATCAAACCAAACCCGACCTGATCATCCTGGACATCAACATGCCGGTCCTGGACGGCTATGGCGTCTGCCACGAGTTGCTCGCCGATGAATCCTGGGACGGCTCGACGCCCGTGATCTTTTTGACCAGCGCCGATGCACCTCACCTGGAAACGCTCGGCAGCCAACTCGGCGCGTTCCTGTCCAAACCGACCGAACCCGACCTGCTGCTCGACACCGTCCAATCGCTGCTTCGGCGCACCGTGTGA
- a CDS encoding aminotransferase class I/II-fold pyridoxal phosphate-dependent enzyme, whose amino-acid sequence MMWDDFDQTLAELRCRGRMRQLHPRRLDGVHLVDAAGRRLINFGSNDYLGLASFVASKSIRVDSVGAQASGLVCGWTDRHQLLAETIARFEQTEAALVFPTGFAACSGTVSAICRQGDLILSDELNHASLIDGCRLSKAERIVYPHRDVDAVARLLAAHRDAHRRVWIVTDSVFSMDGHVAPLGDLCEVAAGHDATLIVDEAHGTGILGDHGSGACEAWGVKADIPIRIGTLSKALGGQGGFVACPQVVADYLVNHCRPLIYSTALSMPAVESALVALADPQEIRRRRDRVCALARRVRAELGLACAAIESGIPIVPIPIGSDADAVSASQRLYDLGMFVPAIRPPTVPEGQARLRLSLSAGHSDEMVDRLIEGLPSF is encoded by the coding sequence ATGATGTGGGATGACTTTGATCAGACGTTAGCCGAGTTGCGTTGCCGCGGGCGGATGCGCCAGTTGCATCCGCGGCGGTTGGACGGTGTTCACTTGGTCGACGCGGCGGGCCGGCGGTTGATCAACTTCGGCTCCAATGACTATCTGGGTTTGGCGTCGTTTGTGGCGTCCAAGTCGATCCGTGTTGATTCGGTCGGTGCGCAGGCCAGCGGGTTGGTTTGCGGCTGGACCGATCGTCATCAGTTGCTTGCCGAAACGATCGCCCGGTTCGAACAGACCGAGGCGGCGCTGGTGTTCCCGACCGGATTCGCCGCCTGTTCGGGCACGGTGTCGGCGATTTGCCGACAGGGCGACTTGATCCTGAGCGACGAATTGAACCATGCCTCGCTGATCGACGGTTGCCGGTTGTCCAAAGCCGAGCGAATCGTTTATCCGCACCGGGACGTCGATGCGGTCGCCCGGTTGTTGGCCGCGCACCGCGACGCGCACCGCCGCGTTTGGATCGTGACCGACTCGGTGTTCAGCATGGACGGACACGTCGCGCCGCTCGGCGACCTGTGCGAGGTGGCCGCCGGGCACGACGCGACCCTGATCGTGGACGAGGCACACGGGACCGGCATTTTGGGCGATCATGGTTCGGGGGCCTGCGAAGCCTGGGGCGTGAAAGCCGACATCCCGATTCGAATCGGAACACTCAGCAAAGCGCTCGGCGGCCAGGGCGGGTTCGTCGCTTGCCCGCAAGTGGTTGCGGACTATCTGGTCAACCATTGCCGTCCGTTGATTTACAGTACCGCGTTGTCGATGCCCGCGGTCGAGTCGGCGCTGGTGGCGCTGGCGGATCCCCAAGAGATCCGCCGCCGCCGTGATCGGGTGTGTGCCCTGGCCCGACGCGTTCGCGCGGAGCTGGGGCTCGCTTGCGCGGCGATCGAGTCCGGGATACCGATCGTTCCGATTCCGATCGGGTCCGACGCCGATGCGGTTTCGGCATCGCAGCGGTTGTATGACTTGGGGATGTTTGTGCCGGCGATCCGACCGCCGACGGTCCCCGAAGGCCAGGCGCGACTGCGTCTATCGCTCTCAGCCGGGCACAGCGACGAGATGGTGGATCGTCTGATCGAGGGTTTGCCGTCTTTCTGA